A section of the Sedimentisphaera cyanobacteriorum genome encodes:
- a CDS encoding type II secretion system protein, whose translation MKRKAFTLIELLVVISIIALLMAVLMPVLGKARKQAMNTMCKTNLHSWMQATSLYLADNSDSFWPGFYGSGSQDDRAEKSLWWMDVLSEYYDDIDELRVCPTADEPRQYYDGRENPKANEPFAAWGIYNKSNNLFGRKVDGYYGSYLFNGWLQNKYWDYVDVDFKQKFWKRSSALTTPSNVPVFTDGQHIDAWPNAGDNPPPSETTRWNSNSSHFWRIVQNRHDDAQNVLTADGAVNTVGLKKLWTYKWHRTFDTHGRWTSSADQDPDWPEWMDGMKDY comes from the coding sequence ATGAAAAGGAAAGCATTTACATTAATCGAGCTTCTGGTAGTGATTTCAATTATCGCTCTTTTAATGGCGGTTTTGATGCCTGTATTGGGCAAGGCAAGGAAGCAGGCTATGAATACAATGTGCAAAACCAACCTCCACAGCTGGATGCAGGCAACTAGTCTATATCTTGCAGACAACAGCGACAGCTTCTGGCCGGGTTTCTATGGCTCAGGTTCTCAAGATGACAGAGCAGAGAAAAGCCTGTGGTGGATGGATGTTCTGAGCGAATATTATGATGATATAGACGAGCTGAGAGTTTGTCCGACAGCGGACGAGCCGAGGCAGTATTACGACGGCCGGGAGAATCCAAAAGCCAACGAGCCGTTTGCAGCTTGGGGGATTTACAACAAGAGCAATAACTTATTCGGCCGGAAGGTTGACGGTTATTACGGAAGCTATCTCTTCAACGGCTGGCTCCAGAATAAATATTGGGATTATGTTGATGTTGACTTCAAGCAAAAGTTCTGGAAGCGCAGCTCAGCCTTAACCACGCCTTCAAATGTGCCGGTATTTACAGATGGTCAGCATATTGATGCATGGCCGAATGCAGGCGATAATCCTCCGCCTTCTGAGACAACGAGGTGGAATTCCAACAGTTCGCATTTCTGGCGTATCGTTCAAAACAGACACGATGATGCCCAGAACGTTTTAACTGCAGACGGTGCAGTTAATACTGTGGGCCTCAAGAAGCTCTGGACATATAAATGGCACAGAACTTTTGATACGCACGGCAGATGGACATCCTCCGCCGATCAGGACCCGGACTGGCCTGAATGGATGGACGGTATGAAGGATTATTAA
- the ilvE gene encoding branched-chain-amino-acid transaminase, producing MAQKIWLNGSLVDQENAKVSVLDHGLLYGDGVFEGIRVYSGKIFREKQHIDRLYNCAKYIRLDIKMSKEEMIDAMHKTVEANGVTDGYIRLVASRGAGTLGLNPFHCPKPTVFIIAANIQLYPEELYENGLAVVSSSYMRNPSQCVPPQVKSLNYLNNILAKIEAIDNDVLEAIMYNSQGYVAEATGDNVFIVKDDIVCTPPVQAGSLNGITRQVVLELAAQAGYKTAEKNLTRFDLYSSDEMFLTGTAAEVIGVVKIDGRTIGDGKPGAITKDLRKRFYNCVNE from the coding sequence ATGGCTCAAAAGATTTGGCTCAACGGCTCGCTTGTTGACCAGGAGAATGCCAAGGTATCTGTATTAGACCACGGCCTTCTTTACGGAGACGGTGTATTTGAGGGCATACGTGTTTACAGCGGAAAAATATTCCGCGAAAAGCAGCATATAGACAGGCTCTACAACTGTGCAAAGTATATCAGACTCGATATCAAAATGAGCAAAGAGGAAATGATAGATGCTATGCACAAGACAGTTGAAGCCAATGGAGTTACCGACGGCTATATCCGCCTTGTAGCCTCCAGAGGTGCTGGAACACTTGGGCTGAACCCGTTTCACTGCCCAAAGCCGACGGTATTTATTATTGCTGCAAATATCCAGCTATACCCCGAAGAGCTTTATGAAAACGGGCTTGCTGTAGTAAGCTCGTCATATATGAGAAACCCTTCTCAATGCGTGCCTCCTCAGGTTAAGAGCTTAAATTATCTCAATAACATACTCGCCAAAATTGAAGCGATAGATAATGATGTTCTCGAAGCGATAATGTACAACAGTCAGGGGTACGTAGCAGAAGCCACGGGAGATAATGTTTTTATCGTAAAAGATGACATAGTCTGCACTCCCCCTGTTCAGGCGGGCTCACTGAACGGAATAACCAGACAGGTAGTTCTCGAGCTTGCTGCTCAGGCAGGGTATAAAACAGCAGAAAAAAATCTCACAAGATTCGACCTCTACTCATCAGATGAAATGTTCCTCACCGGAACGGCTGCTGAGGTAATTGGCGTTGTGAAGATTGACGGCCGGACTATCGGAGACGGCAAGCCCGGGGCTATCACTAAAGACCTTAGAAAAAGGTTTTACAACTGCGTAAACGAATAA
- a CDS encoding NADH-dependent [FeFe] hydrogenase, group A6 codes for MDLITIHIDDIEYKVEPGQTIMQAADKLGYKIPRLCYHPKLSIEGACRVCIVQVEGARNFSASCATPVRDGMKIYTNTPEVRRARRDIVELILDNHPQDCHTCERDGICELQRLSSSVGIQKRHFEGERKEYNEDYSSISVVRNPNKCILCGRCVRMCSEIQEVTNLGLANRGFKTVVMPAFDMPMSESVCAACGQCVNICPTAAFLENNSCQDVFELLGDKTKVKTVNVAPSVRASIGEAFGLEPGTDMEGQIFAALRKLGFDYVFDTNFAADLTIMEEASELVHRIKNGGTLPMLTSCSSGWMKFVEQFYPELLDHLSTCKSPMSMAGAVIKSYFAESLGLKNEDIVNVGIMPCTAKKFEASRPELDVDGIKSTDEVLTTRELAWMIKSAGINFVDIEPEKPDNPLSAYSGAGVIFGATGGVMEAAIRTAHYMITGEELGEVNVEAVRGMKGIKKGSVMVGDMEVRVAAAHGLGNAEKLLKEAKEHPDRYHFIEIMACPGGCIGGGGQPYPLTNSIPLDEECLAKRASALYSSDDSNDIRVSHDNPDIKKLYEQYLGEPLGEISHKYLHTHYKPKEPKGVIPTELPSKC; via the coding sequence ATGGATTTAATAACCATACACATAGACGACATAGAATATAAAGTGGAACCCGGCCAGACGATTATGCAGGCCGCAGACAAACTCGGCTACAAAATACCGAGACTCTGCTATCACCCCAAGCTCTCAATCGAAGGGGCATGCAGGGTTTGTATTGTGCAGGTGGAAGGTGCGAGAAACTTCTCGGCCTCCTGTGCTACGCCGGTTAGAGACGGAATGAAGATATATACCAACACCCCCGAGGTAAGGCGGGCAAGGCGGGATATCGTTGAGCTTATCCTCGATAATCACCCGCAGGACTGCCATACCTGCGAGAGAGACGGTATATGCGAGCTCCAGAGGCTTTCCTCATCTGTCGGCATTCAGAAAAGGCATTTCGAAGGCGAGAGAAAAGAATACAACGAGGACTATTCCTCTATCTCAGTGGTTCGGAATCCCAACAAATGTATTCTCTGCGGCAGATGCGTAAGGATGTGCTCAGAGATACAGGAAGTAACTAATCTCGGCCTTGCCAACAGAGGGTTTAAGACAGTTGTAATGCCGGCTTTTGATATGCCGATGAGCGAGAGCGTTTGCGCAGCCTGCGGGCAGTGCGTTAATATCTGCCCCACCGCTGCTTTCCTTGAGAACAACAGCTGTCAGGACGTTTTCGAACTTCTGGGCGATAAAACCAAAGTAAAAACAGTGAACGTGGCTCCATCTGTGAGGGCCTCTATCGGCGAAGCCTTCGGTCTTGAACCGGGAACTGATATGGAAGGCCAGATTTTTGCGGCTCTCCGCAAGCTTGGGTTTGACTACGTTTTCGATACAAACTTCGCAGCAGACCTTACGATTATGGAAGAGGCAAGCGAGCTTGTTCACCGAATCAAGAACGGGGGTACACTGCCAATGCTCACCTCCTGCTCAAGCGGCTGGATGAAGTTTGTAGAACAATTCTACCCCGAGCTTCTCGACCATCTCTCAACATGCAAATCTCCGATGAGTATGGCAGGTGCAGTGATAAAATCTTACTTTGCAGAGAGCTTAGGTCTTAAAAACGAAGACATTGTGAATGTAGGGATTATGCCCTGCACTGCCAAGAAATTCGAGGCTTCAAGACCTGAGCTCGATGTTGACGGCATCAAATCAACCGATGAAGTGCTGACAACAAGAGAGCTTGCATGGATGATTAAAAGTGCAGGTATAAACTTCGTAGATATCGAACCTGAGAAGCCGGATAATCCGCTCAGCGCATATTCAGGTGCAGGTGTGATTTTCGGAGCCACAGGCGGTGTTATGGAAGCTGCTATAAGAACCGCTCACTATATGATTACAGGCGAAGAGCTCGGTGAGGTAAATGTAGAAGCGGTTAGAGGAATGAAGGGCATTAAGAAGGGCTCTGTAATGGTAGGCGATATGGAAGTTCGCGTAGCTGCGGCTCACGGGCTTGGAAATGCCGAAAAGCTTCTCAAAGAAGCCAAAGAACACCCCGACAGATACCACTTTATTGAAATAATGGCCTGCCCGGGCGGATGTATCGGCGGAGGCGGACAGCCCTATCCGCTTACAAACAGCATCCCGCTCGACGAAGAATGCCTTGCAAAGAGAGCTTCCGCTCTATACAGCAGCGATGATTCAAACGATATAAGGGTAAGCCATGATAACCCCGACATCAAAAAGCTCTATGAACAATATCTCGGCGAACCTCTCGGAGAGATTTCACATAAATACCTTCACACGCATTACAAGCCGAAGGAGCCTAAGGGAGTGATTCCAACCGAACTGCCCTCTAAATGTTAG
- a CDS encoding NADH-quinone oxidoreductase subunit NuoE family protein: MPDYTELKQYIDSLRDKPHFESYLIAVLHKAQKLYGYLTLESMNIISQQMNIPTAHIWGVATFYSFFNLSEKGKHNVAVCMGTACYVKGANVVLDTLKKELGVEVGGTTDDMLFTLQEARCVGACGLAPVMMIDDEIYGDLTPEKTVEIIKAYRENAKAAG; this comes from the coding sequence ATGCCCGACTATACAGAATTAAAGCAGTATATAGACAGCCTTAGAGATAAGCCGCACTTCGAATCTTATCTGATTGCAGTTTTGCACAAGGCGCAGAAGCTCTATGGATACCTGACGCTGGAATCAATGAATATCATCTCTCAGCAGATGAATATCCCTACCGCTCATATTTGGGGCGTTGCCACATTCTACAGCTTCTTCAATCTTTCGGAGAAGGGCAAGCATAATGTGGCAGTATGTATGGGAACTGCATGCTATGTGAAGGGAGCTAATGTTGTGCTTGATACGCTCAAGAAAGAGCTTGGCGTTGAAGTGGGCGGAACAACAGATGATATGCTGTTTACGCTTCAGGAAGCTCGCTGCGTTGGAGCTTGCGGGCTGGCACCAGTAATGATGATCGACGATGAAATTTACGGCGACCTCACGCCTGAGAAAACAGTAGAGATAATCAAGGCATACAGAGAAAATGCAAAGGCAGCAGGATAA
- a CDS encoding helix-turn-helix domain-containing protein, translating into MADNNKLAERLKQQREQKELDIAQLSKQSGLSTEQIKKLEEGSLAPSLAPLIKIARGLGVRLGTLLDDDPGLSPAVVRGEESEKVVRFSGNSKAARESELDFTSLASEKKDRHMEPFIISVKYSDSVDRCLSSHEGEEFIYVLEGDIEIDYGKHKYSLSKSDSIYYDSIVPHNVHAMGRDAKILAVVYTPF; encoded by the coding sequence ATGGCTGATAACAATAAACTTGCGGAAAGACTTAAACAGCAGAGAGAGCAGAAAGAATTAGACATAGCCCAGCTCTCCAAACAAAGCGGGCTGAGCACCGAACAGATAAAAAAACTTGAAGAAGGCTCTCTTGCTCCTTCTCTCGCCCCGCTCATCAAAATTGCCCGAGGGCTTGGAGTTCGCCTCGGCACCCTGCTTGATGACGACCCGGGACTCAGCCCTGCAGTAGTGAGGGGTGAAGAATCCGAGAAGGTTGTTCGTTTCAGCGGAAATTCGAAAGCCGCAAGGGAAAGCGAGCTGGACTTTACAAGCCTTGCCTCAGAGAAGAAAGACCGCCACATGGAGCCTTTCATCATCAGCGTTAAATATTCAGACAGTGTTGACCGCTGTCTTTCCTCGCATGAAGGCGAGGAGTTTATATATGTCCTGGAAGGCGACATAGAAATCGATTACGGCAAGCATAAATACAGCCTCTCCAAATCCGACAGCATATACTACGATTCAATAGTGCCCCACAACGTGCACGCAATGGGCAGAGACGCCAAAATACTTGCGGTGGTTTACACTCCTTTTTAA
- the hydG gene encoding [FeFe] hydrogenase H-cluster radical SAM maturase HydG, translated as MDTKSWIENRIKQDEIDKYLDGGEDFINTEEIESVLAGAEGKEPDPARVREIIAKSLNVENLTPQETAELLNVTNPDMLAEMQEAALKVKKKVYDNRIVTFAPLYMANLCVNNCAYCGFRTDNEKSSRRALSMEEVKKEAEVLAGRIGHKRLIVVYGEHPSTDVNYVADTINTVYSAKMPTKNGYGSIRRVNVNMAPIQIDELKYLRDVGIGTYQVFQETYHKPTYANVHPPNTIKGNYRWRLYCMHRALEAGVDDVGIGALFGLYENWKFEVMGLLYHSIELEDKFGIGPHTISFPRIEPAVNTPYVSQCKGVSNEDFERLVTVVRLAVPHTGLIITCREDSEFKDKCLSYGCTQTDASSQIGIGGYAELAESTQEEMRQQFVLGDTRSLDKMIGDYAEKGMITSFCTAGYRCGRTGKCIMNLLKSGEEGKFCKLNAVITFREWLDDFASERTKQLGEKVIQKEIQEIKEKSPEKVYQQFMSNYQRTLNGERDIYF; from the coding sequence ATGGACACAAAAAGCTGGATAGAAAACAGAATCAAGCAGGATGAAATAGATAAGTACCTCGACGGCGGGGAAGACTTTATCAATACCGAAGAGATTGAATCTGTACTCGCCGGCGCTGAGGGAAAAGAGCCTGACCCTGCAAGGGTGCGCGAGATAATCGCCAAAAGCCTTAACGTAGAGAATCTGACTCCGCAGGAAACTGCAGAGCTTCTCAACGTTACAAACCCTGATATGCTTGCTGAAATGCAGGAAGCTGCTCTGAAGGTAAAGAAGAAGGTTTACGATAACAGAATCGTTACCTTCGCTCCGCTTTATATGGCTAATCTCTGCGTGAACAACTGCGCCTACTGCGGCTTCAGAACAGATAACGAAAAGTCCTCCCGCAGAGCGCTTTCTATGGAAGAGGTTAAAAAGGAGGCGGAAGTTCTTGCAGGCAGGATTGGTCATAAAAGGCTTATCGTTGTTTACGGCGAACACCCCAGTACAGACGTTAATTATGTGGCTGATACAATCAACACTGTTTACAGCGCGAAGATGCCCACGAAAAACGGCTACGGATCGATCAGGCGTGTGAACGTAAATATGGCTCCTATCCAGATTGATGAGCTCAAATACCTCAGAGACGTTGGCATAGGCACTTATCAGGTATTTCAGGAGACATACCACAAGCCTACTTATGCCAATGTTCATCCACCCAACACAATAAAAGGCAACTACCGCTGGAGGCTTTACTGTATGCACAGGGCTCTCGAGGCGGGGGTTGATGATGTTGGAATCGGAGCGCTTTTCGGTCTTTACGAGAATTGGAAGTTTGAAGTGATGGGGCTTTTGTACCACTCAATTGAGCTGGAAGACAAATTCGGCATAGGCCCTCATACAATCTCGTTCCCTCGAATCGAGCCGGCAGTAAACACGCCTTACGTATCTCAGTGCAAAGGCGTGAGCAATGAAGATTTCGAGAGGCTGGTAACAGTAGTGAGGTTAGCTGTGCCCCATACAGGGCTTATCATTACGTGCAGGGAAGATTCAGAGTTTAAGGATAAGTGCCTCAGCTACGGATGCACTCAGACAGACGCCTCATCTCAGATAGGCATCGGCGGCTACGCAGAGCTTGCAGAATCAACGCAGGAAGAAATGAGGCAGCAGTTCGTCCTCGGAGATACCAGAAGCCTTGATAAGATGATAGGCGACTACGCAGAGAAGGGAATGATCACCTCGTTCTGCACAGCAGGCTATCGCTGCGGTCGTACAGGCAAGTGCATTATGAACCTGCTCAAATCCGGTGAAGAAGGCAAGTTCTGCAAGCTTAATGCAGTGATCACCTTCCGTGAATGGCTTGATGATTTCGCCAGCGAGAGGACAAAGCAGCTCGGCGAAAAGGTTATCCAGAAAGAGATCCAGGAAATCAAAGAAAAAAGCCCTGAAAAGGTTTATCAGCAGTTTATGAGCAATTATCAGCGAACGCTGAACGGTGAAAGAGATATTTATTTTTAG
- a CDS encoding AMP-binding protein → MTNQLFTRNTLGGFLSELSQSSPDKDFITYPDRSLRWSYRQFEERVNRLAAGLLNTGIDKGDHVGVWARNVPDWLTFLFATAKIGAVLVTVNTLYKKFELDYVLKQSDMKALAIVDGFRDVDYVQTVYELVPELKTQKRGELKSKKYPELRSVIYIGQEKHRGMYNTSELMILGEHTSWDKVYEKAASLDCDQVINMQYTSGTTGFPKGVMLTHSNILNNGYYIGERQKLTSVDRVCLPVPLFHCFGLVLGVMATLTHGGTLVMLEQFEPLLALAAVQKEKCTAIYGVPTMFISELNHPMFDMFDLSSLRTGIMAGSPCPIETMKSVMNKMHCDEITIAYGLTEASPVFTQTSTDDPIERRVNTVGTKLPHIEVKIIDPDTGEKLGPGEQGEICCRGYNIMKGYYKMPEATARTIDEDGWLHSGDLAEADEQGYYKITGRIKDMIIRGGENIYPREIEEFLYTMPDIRNVQVVGVPNEKYGEEVGAFVILEEGSDAKPEDIRDFAKTKIARYKSPKHIFIVDEFPMTASGKIQKYKLREMAAELSKTK, encoded by the coding sequence ATGACAAACCAGCTTTTTACCCGAAACACGCTGGGCGGATTTCTATCTGAACTGTCCCAAAGCAGCCCCGATAAAGACTTTATCACATACCCTGACAGAAGCTTGAGATGGTCTTACAGGCAGTTTGAGGAAAGGGTAAACAGGCTCGCCGCCGGCCTGCTGAATACCGGAATTGACAAAGGCGATCATGTAGGAGTGTGGGCGAGGAATGTGCCGGACTGGCTGACATTTCTCTTCGCAACAGCAAAGATAGGGGCTGTGCTCGTAACGGTGAACACTCTGTACAAGAAATTCGAGCTGGATTACGTTTTAAAGCAGTCTGATATGAAAGCCCTTGCGATTGTTGACGGATTCAGAGACGTTGATTATGTGCAGACTGTTTATGAGCTTGTGCCCGAGCTGAAAACGCAGAAAAGAGGCGAGCTCAAAAGCAAAAAATACCCCGAGCTGAGAAGCGTTATCTATATCGGTCAGGAAAAACATCGCGGGATGTACAACACAAGCGAGCTTATGATTCTCGGCGAGCATACAAGCTGGGATAAAGTTTATGAGAAAGCGGCAAGTCTTGATTGTGATCAGGTGATCAATATGCAGTACACCTCGGGGACAACAGGCTTTCCTAAGGGCGTTATGCTCACCCACTCGAACATACTCAACAACGGCTACTACATAGGCGAAAGGCAGAAACTCACCAGCGTCGACAGGGTATGCCTGCCTGTACCGCTTTTTCACTGCTTCGGGCTTGTTCTGGGTGTTATGGCAACGCTCACCCACGGAGGAACGCTTGTGATGCTCGAACAGTTCGAGCCCCTGCTTGCTCTTGCGGCAGTCCAAAAGGAAAAATGCACCGCCATTTACGGCGTGCCTACGATGTTCATATCAGAGCTGAATCACCCTATGTTTGATATGTTTGATCTTTCAAGCCTGCGGACGGGGATTATGGCAGGGTCGCCCTGCCCTATCGAAACAATGAAAAGCGTTATGAACAAGATGCACTGCGACGAGATAACTATCGCATACGGACTCACTGAAGCCTCGCCTGTGTTTACGCAAACCAGCACAGACGATCCGATTGAGAGAAGGGTTAATACTGTGGGAACGAAGCTGCCGCATATTGAGGTGAAGATTATCGATCCTGATACGGGCGAGAAGCTCGGGCCGGGAGAACAGGGGGAGATCTGCTGCCGAGGCTACAACATTATGAAAGGCTACTACAAAATGCCGGAAGCCACCGCACGCACAATAGACGAAGACGGCTGGCTGCACAGCGGCGATCTGGCCGAGGCTGATGAGCAGGGCTACTACAAAATTACAGGCAGAATTAAGGATATGATTATCCGCGGCGGCGAAAATATCTACCCCAGAGAGATTGAAGAATTCCTTTACACAATGCCTGACATACGCAATGTGCAGGTGGTTGGTGTCCCAAATGAGAAATACGGCGAGGAAGTTGGGGCATTTGTTATTCTTGAAGAAGGCTCAGATGCAAAGCCTGAGGATATCAGGGATTTCGCAAAAACCAAAATCGCAAGATACAAATCACCAAAACATATTTTCATTGTTGATGAATTTCCAATGACTGCCAGCGGAAAAATCCAGAAGTACAAGCTCAGAGAGATGGCTGCTGAATTATCCAAAACAAAATAA
- a CDS encoding sulfatase, whose protein sequence is MKRRDFLKTAFSFTAAAASGIAYGKEYEKPNILLINIDDMGWRDIGVNGSDFYRTPNIDRLVRSGINFSDGYAAAANCAPSRACLLSGKNTPRHGVYTVGSSERGKSKYRKLIPTKNKKFLDEDEITIADCLKDAGYRTITLGKYHVNSDPLKHGFDENVGGYHKGHPPTYFSPYNIPTLEDGPKGEHLPERLTDEALKFLDRNKDRPFFMYFPFYSVHSPIEARDDLLEKYKNYEPGELHKRADYAAMIEAVDIHIGRLIKKIDKLNLREKTLIIFTADNGGVHWATDMAPLRGCKGSYYEGGTREPLAFSWKGRIKPGATCDVPVSQLDFFPTLLSIAGEKPPEGKILDGKDLSPLLFGHEKLFDAQRPLFWHFPIYLQGGDDETRDPLFRTRPGSVVRKGDWKLHEYFEDGQIELYNLKTDIGESKNLAELYPQKTKELYDILCRWREKTNADIPKKLNPKYDRKADMKARKS, encoded by the coding sequence ATGAAACGAAGAGATTTTTTGAAAACCGCATTCAGCTTCACCGCCGCCGCTGCTTCAGGAATTGCTTACGGCAAAGAATATGAAAAGCCCAATATACTGCTTATAAACATTGATGATATGGGCTGGCGGGATATCGGCGTAAACGGCTCGGATTTCTATCGCACCCCAAACATCGACAGGCTCGTAAGAAGCGGAATCAATTTCAGCGACGGATATGCAGCGGCCGCCAACTGCGCTCCATCACGTGCGTGCCTGCTCAGCGGGAAAAATACTCCACGCCACGGCGTATATACTGTCGGCAGCTCTGAGAGGGGCAAAAGCAAATACCGCAAGCTGATACCGACCAAAAACAAGAAATTTCTCGATGAAGATGAAATTACAATCGCAGACTGCCTGAAAGATGCGGGCTACAGAACCATTACTCTCGGCAAATATCATGTAAACAGCGACCCTCTCAAGCATGGTTTTGATGAGAATGTAGGCGGTTATCATAAAGGCCACCCGCCAACCTATTTCAGCCCGTACAACATACCCACACTTGAGGACGGCCCGAAGGGCGAGCATCTGCCAGAAAGGCTCACAGATGAGGCATTGAAATTTCTCGACAGAAACAAGGACAGGCCTTTCTTTATGTATTTTCCGTTTTATTCGGTTCATTCACCTATTGAGGCAAGAGATGATCTTCTTGAAAAATATAAAAATTACGAACCGGGCGAGCTTCACAAACGCGCAGATTATGCCGCTATGATAGAGGCTGTGGACATACATATCGGCAGGCTTATAAAGAAAATCGACAAGCTCAATCTTCGAGAGAAAACCCTGATTATCTTCACTGCCGATAACGGCGGGGTGCACTGGGCAACTGATATGGCGCCTCTTCGGGGCTGCAAAGGTTCATATTATGAAGGCGGTACCAGAGAGCCTCTTGCGTTCTCTTGGAAGGGCAGGATTAAGCCCGGGGCTACCTGCGATGTACCTGTAAGCCAGCTGGATTTCTTCCCAACTCTTCTCAGCATTGCGGGAGAAAAACCGCCTGAGGGCAAAATCCTCGATGGCAAAGATCTGTCCCCGCTTTTATTCGGGCATGAAAAGCTCTTCGATGCCCAGAGGCCTCTGTTCTGGCATTTCCCGATATACCTGCAGGGCGGAGACGATGAAACAAGAGACCCGCTTTTCCGAACTCGCCCGGGCTCGGTTGTGCGAAAAGGGGATTGGAAGCTGCATGAGTATTTCGAAGACGGCCAGATAGAGCTCTACAATCTCAAAACAGATATCGGCGAATCAAAGAATCTCGCAGAGCTTTACCCGCAGAAAACTAAAGAACTTTATGATATTCTCTGCCGCTGGAGGGAAAAAACAAATGCGGATATCCCGAAAAAGCTCAATCCCAAATACGACCGAAAGGCCGATATGAAGGCAAGGAAGAGTTAG